A section of the Terriglobales bacterium genome encodes:
- a CDS encoding NAD-dependent epimerase/dehydratase family protein, producing the protein MAGIPRSSLSANGAGLKEEDAYPAAPQDAYGWEKLLAEIRCTHYREEYGLQTRVVRFHN; encoded by the coding sequence TTGGCTGGAATTCCGAGGTCATCTTTGTCAGCAAACGGTGCCGGCTTGAAAGAAGAAGATGCTTATCCAGCCGCCCCGCAGGACGCGTACGGTTGGGAAAAGCTTCTTGCCGAAATCCGCTGCACTCATTATCGCGAAGAATATGGCCTTCAAACCCGCGTCGTTCGCTTCCACAACA
- a CDS encoding class I SAM-dependent methyltransferase, whose protein sequence is MERIARSVRPGMRGAIKRATGRELVHLPSGEWLVVPRNGHSAQLPVRATYNLTLPLKIDYDFHFCDAGTLELCLRREAGPALFNISRPVKMPCSWALAYDSGFALNGDSLTAVNGATLEAGGWLVSELTFTSAHGQKLTRSLRHRFNPCSQEIGPEYYNGSNYGDYEREAADYGVRILDLLSRHSSIHSLLDIGCATGILLDHAKSRGIHVFGVDVSDWAVEHANQRLGEEACRVLDIDHAQPSDFDTQYDAIVLHNVLEHVRDPGKLVALASSVVKPGGLVYCLTLNADSLMHAMLAKDWAGYSDYSHHSTWLTASWVRDAFQRAGFEFLEFQIPEWLWNERTDVPFIDLSWLMTRSHARQILRDGWGDMVELVARRRVEPE, encoded by the coding sequence AGAATCGCGCGTTCGGTTCGCCCAGGTATGCGCGGCGCTATCAAGCGCGCCACCGGAAGAGAACTCGTTCACCTGCCTTCCGGGGAATGGCTGGTTGTGCCCCGGAACGGGCATTCCGCCCAACTGCCGGTCCGCGCCACTTACAATCTCACCCTGCCTTTGAAGATTGATTACGACTTCCATTTCTGCGACGCCGGCACGCTGGAGTTGTGCCTGCGCCGCGAAGCTGGCCCTGCTCTGTTCAATATTTCGCGTCCAGTAAAGATGCCCTGCTCGTGGGCCTTGGCCTACGATTCTGGCTTTGCGCTCAATGGCGATTCCCTCACTGCGGTAAACGGAGCAACCCTGGAAGCCGGCGGCTGGCTGGTTTCGGAACTTACCTTCACCTCAGCTCATGGTCAGAAGCTCACCCGCTCTTTACGGCACAGATTCAATCCCTGCTCCCAAGAGATCGGCCCCGAATACTACAACGGCTCCAATTACGGAGATTACGAGCGGGAAGCTGCCGACTATGGCGTACGCATTCTCGATTTACTTTCACGCCATTCCTCAATTCACAGCCTGCTGGATATCGGTTGTGCCACCGGCATATTGCTCGACCACGCCAAATCGCGGGGAATTCACGTCTTCGGAGTGGATGTCAGCGATTGGGCCGTCGAACACGCCAACCAACGCCTCGGAGAAGAAGCCTGTCGCGTGCTGGACATCGATCATGCTCAGCCATCCGACTTCGATACTCAATACGACGCCATTGTTCTGCACAACGTGCTGGAGCACGTGCGTGATCCCGGCAAGTTGGTCGCGCTTGCCTCATCTGTGGTCAAACCCGGAGGGCTGGTGTATTGCCTTACCCTGAATGCCGACTCCCTGATGCACGCCATGCTTGCCAAAGATTGGGCGGGATATTCGGATTATTCCCACCACAGCACCTGGCTCACTGCGAGCTGGGTGCGCGACGCATTTCAGCGCGCTGGTTTCGAATTTCTCGAGTTTCAAATTCCGGAGTGGCTGTGGAACGAGCGCACCGACGTCCCCTTCATTGACCTGAGTTGGTTGATGACTCGCTCCCACGCCCGCCAGATCCTCCGCGATGGTTGGGGCGACATGGTTGAACTCGTTGCGCGTCGGAGAGTCGAGCCGGAATGA